Genomic DNA from Mycolicibacterium helvum:
ACCACCCACCAGTTCGTCACCGGACTTGCTGACCCACGGGTGCGATTGATCACCGAACCCTTGCCGGGTCTCTCGCGGGCAAGGAATGCGGGACTGCTGGCAGCAGACGGGGACATCGTCGCCTTCGTCGACGATGACGTGATCGTTGACCGGGACTGGTTGAACATCCTGGTAAGGGGCTTTGGCTACGGCAATGCCGTCGCGTGTGTGTCCGGGATGGTTCCCGCCGGTGAACTGAGGACACCGGCGCAGGCCTACTTCGAAAATCGGGTTGGCTGGTCGGAGTCTGCCCACGTGCGGGTCTTCGAGTGGTCGCAGGTACCCAAGGACGTTCCGCTGTTTCCCTTCGAGGTTCGGCACTATGGAACCGGCGCTAACTTTGCTGTCGATCGTCGAGTCGCGTTGAGCATCGGAGGATTTGACGAACGTCTCGGTGCCGGCACCCCCGCCAGTGGTGGTGAGGACATCGACATGTTCTTCCGGATCTTGCGTTCCGGACGGCAGCTCGTTCACGAGCCTGCGGCGATCGCCTGGCATCGGCATCGTTCCACCGCCGACGACCTGCGCGCGCAAACTCGGGGCTACGGGCTGGGTTTGGGTGCGTGGCTGGCGAAGATCGCCTCTGATCCGGCAATGGCGATGCTTGCGGCCAAGACTGTCGTCCGACGCGGAGCGGCGCTCGTTCGCCACGTGCGATCGGCATCGCGAAGCGCCTCGCCGTCGCCCTCAGTAGAAGCTGACTTGCCGTCGGACATCGGCAGTGGAACGTGGCGTTTCGTGGCCAAGGGCGCTTGGGCGTACCTCATCGCGTCGGGCGCTCGAGGCGCCGCGCGGTGACCGCCAATCTTGCCTCCCCCGAGCAGGCTGGAGCACCTACATCGCCCGCCGCCGGCCGCAACATGACGGTCAACTCCATCTCGCTCATCATCTCGAGTCTGCTGACCGGCGTCCTGGGTCTGGTTTTCTGGGGCGCGGCCGGCCGGCTATATCCCGCAAGCGAAGTCGGCGTGGCCGCCGCGTTGATCACCTCGGCCCTGATGTTGTCGATGTTGTCGATGTTGTCGATCGACACGATCTACGAACGCTTCCTGCCGCTGGCCGGCGAGCGGACCGGCTCGCTGATCAAGTGGGGCTATCTGACCGTTGCCGGCACCGCTTTGCTCGCGGGAGCCGCGTTGGTGGCGTTCGGCCCACGTGAAGAACTCTTCGAGTCCAAGTGGGCGATGTTCTGCTACCCGCTGCTGGTGATGGTGCTGGCGGTGTTCACCCTGCTGGACAAGACCGCGGTTGGCCTCGGGGTGACGAAGTGGTCGGCGGTGAAGAACCTCGTCCACGCTGTCGTGAAACTGGGGATCCTGTTCTGCCTGGTATGGACGGGCAGCGGGGCCTCGATCGTGCTGGCCTGGGGAGCGACCGCGGCAGTCGGAACCCTGTTCGTGCTGGCCGCAATGCGACGGCGCTGGCGCACCCACGAGCAGTTCCGTCAGAGTGCTGCCCTGCCCGTCCGGTCGGAACTGTTGTCGTATGTCGGGTCGTCTTTCGGGATCACCAGCCTCTGGATTATCGGACCGCTGGTCGTACCGCTGATCATCGTCAGCCGGTTCGGTGCCGCGGCCAACGCGCATTTCGCGGTGACGTGGGCGATCATCAACGCACTTTATTTCGCGGTGCACCTGGTGATGAGTCCGTTCGTTGCTGAGGTGGCGGCCCATCCCGACAAGGTCGGGTCGCTATCG
This window encodes:
- a CDS encoding lipopolysaccharide biosynthesis protein; its protein translation is MTANLASPEQAGAPTSPAAGRNMTVNSISLIISSLLTGVLGLVFWGAAGRLYPASEVGVAAALITSALMLSMLSMLSIDTIYERFLPLAGERTGSLIKWGYLTVAGTALLAGAALVAFGPREELFESKWAMFCYPLLVMVLAVFTLLDKTAVGLGVTKWSAVKNLVHAVVKLGILFCLVWTGSGASIVLAWGATAAVGTLFVLAAMRRRWRTHEQFRQSAALPVRSELLSYVGSSFGITSLWIIGPLVVPLIIVSRFGAAANAHFAVTWAIINALYFAVHLVMSPFVAEVAAHPDKVGSLSVRMVQMMVVVSIAGALGLVLVGPFVLGIIGPDYQAQGSGLLTLAAVFVPLSAISAIYEGFARVRRKLTLMVVTRCIAAVAIVAGTLLITPHLGLIGVGWAYLAAEAIPAAILLPLVISWLRHVRVDAAAAAVG
- a CDS encoding glycosyltransferase family 2 protein, which gives rise to MSGNDFPCLTLAPVLHNPLRPSWSGAIWIGEVWLDAVDSATQASVNSGVPAVCRLQNAEGFSRARLLVRDRERAVGFVDLAVNDGEVAFSDLRDQVVAQQYSLPQAVPARAERGPNETTHITVIVCTRDRTEMLESALTSILASDHPDFGVLVVDNAPSSDTTHQFVTGLADPRVRLITEPLPGLSRARNAGLLAADGDIVAFVDDDVIVDRDWLNILVRGFGYGNAVACVSGMVPAGELRTPAQAYFENRVGWSESAHVRVFEWSQVPKDVPLFPFEVRHYGTGANFAVDRRVALSIGGFDERLGAGTPASGGEDIDMFFRILRSGRQLVHEPAAIAWHRHRSTADDLRAQTRGYGLGLGAWLAKIASDPAMAMLAAKTVVRRGAALVRHVRSASRSASPSPSVEADLPSDIGSGTWRFVAKGAWAYLIASGARGAAR